The following are encoded in a window of Panicum virgatum strain AP13 chromosome 5N, P.virgatum_v5, whole genome shotgun sequence genomic DNA:
- the LOC120675587 gene encoding photosystem II reaction center W protein, chloroplastic-like: protein MATVSAAAATTVVARAAQGLPQLRARSKRVRCSYSRDAKSAAAAVSARGAGASLLAAAGAVTASAGPALALVDERMSTEGTGLSLGLSNNLLGWILLGVFGLIWSLYTVYTSDLDEDEESGGLSL from the exons ATGGCCAccgtcagcgccgccgcggcgaccaCCGTCGTTGCCCGCGCCGCCCAAG GGCTGCCGCAGCTGAGGGCGAGGAGCAAGAGGGTGCGGTGCAGCTACTCCAGGGACGCCAagagcgcggcggccgccgtgagcgccaggggcgccggcgcgtcgctgctggccgcggcgggcgcggtgaCCGCGTCGGCGGGGCCGGCGCTGGCGCTCGTGGACGAGAGGATGTCGACGGAGGGCACCGGGCTGAGCCTGGGGCTCAGCAACAACCTGCTGGGGTGGATCCTCCTGGGGGTCTTCGGCCTCATCTGGTCGCTCTACACCGTCTACACCTCCGACctcgacgaggacgaggagtcCGGCGGCCTCTCGCTCTAG